The Porphyromonas sp. oral taxon 275 DNA window CCTAAGACCACCCGCTATGACCCATCTCAGACGACGGGGACAGCACTTCCCCTACATAGAGCGCGACACGAGCTGGATGTACTTCAATCGGCGCATCCTCATGGAGGCCATGCGCGAAGACCTCCCACTGCTTGAGTGCTTCAACTATCTCGGGATCTACTCCAATAATCTAGACGAGTTCTTCCGCGTACGCGTGGCCTCCCTCAGACGCGTAGTCGACGCTACGACAGAGGCGACCGAGCCCGAGCGTCGCAAGGCCAGGGAGACGCTGCGCAGCATCCTGAGGCTGAACCAAGAGTACTCCGAGATCTTCGAGGAGACACTCGAGGCGCTCATGCGTCGCCTAGCCGAGGAGCACATCCACTTCGTCAACGAGCAGGAGCTATCGCCTGCGCAGGCCGAGGAGGTCCTAGACTTCTTCATCCGCAAGATCAATGGCACGACGAGCCCGATCTTCATCAATAGCCCGACCTTCAGCCCTGAGCGCCACCTCCGCGAGACACTCTACCTGGCAGTCGTCCTGTGGCACGAGGCCACGGAGCCCGAGGAGAAGCACGAGATCGCCCTCTTGGAGGTGCCGACGAAGGCGCTGGGGCGCTTCTTCCGCCTCAAGGATCAGGGCGGCGAGAGCTACCTCATGTTCCTCGACGACGTGCTGCGCTACTGCCTCCCCTATATCTTCGTAGGGACGAACTATGCCCGCTACGAGGCCTATGCCTTCAAGTTCACCAAGGACGCCGAGTTCGAGATCGAGCAAGACCTGCGCACCAGTGTCATCGAGAAGGTCTCGCGCGGCGTCAAGCGCCGCAAGCGTGGCGAGACGGTACGCGTGGTCTTCGACGCCGCTATGCCTCCAGACGTCCTGAAGCGACTGAGCGATATGGCGGAGCTCAACTTCAGAGACACGCGCGTCGGGGGCGGGCGCTACCACAACATGCGCGACCTGATGACGCTCCCCGACTTCGGGCGCCGCGAGCTGCGCTTCGCCCCTCAGCCCCCGCTGCGCCCCTCGGCACGCTGCTACCGAGAGAGCCTCATCGAGCGCATCCTGCAGCGTGACCTCTGCATCCACCTCCCCTATCAGAGCTTCGACTACATCCTGAGGCTACTGCAGGAGGCGGCGATCAATCCTCTCGTCACCGAGATACGCATCTCACTCTACCGCGTAGCGCACAACTCCAAGGTCATCCGCGCGCTCACCGCCGCTGCGCTCAATGGCAAGCGTGTCACCGCCGTCATCGAGCTGCTCGCCCGCTTCGACGAGGAGTCCAATATCGGCTGGAGCAAGAAGATGCAGGACTCGGGCATCAACGTAGTCTTTGGGCACGAGAAGCTGAAGATCCACTCCAAGCTCATCTACATCGCCACCAAGCAGGGCAATATCTCCTGTATCGCCTCGGGCAACCTCCACGAGGGCACGGCTGAGCTCTATACTGACCTCATGCTGATGACCGCCCACGAGGGGATCTGCGCCGATGTGGCACGTGTCTTCGACTTCATCGAGCGCCCCTTCCTCACCACCAAGTTCAAGGAGCTGCTGGTGGCGCCGAACGAGCTGCGCGGCAAGCTCTACCAGCTCATCAACCGCGAGATCCGCCTCGAGCGCAGCGGACGTAAGGGGCTGATCCGACTCAAGCTGAACCACATCGTCGACGAGCGTATGGTGCAGAAGCTCTACGAGGCCTGCCAGGCGGGGGTCCAGGTGGAGCTCTGCCTGCGCGGCAACTGCTCCCTCGTCCCCGAGGTCCCAGGCTACAGCGAGGGGCTCTACATCAATGCCATCATCTCCCGCTATCTGGAGCATACGCGCATCTACATCTTTGGCAACGACGGGGCTCCCCGCTACTTCGTCGGCTCCACGGACTGGATGCCGCGCAATCTCGATAAGCGCGTAGAGGTCATGACGCCCGTCTACGACCCCGACATCCAGCGTGAGCTCGACCTCATCGTAGAGGCAGGGCTCGCCGATACCTCCCAGGGCTACTATACCCGCGAGGGCGTCGTCCATGCCCGCCGCGAGGAGCTCCCCCCAGGCACCGAGCCGTACAACTCACAGCAGGTGCTCTACCAGTATTACAGCGATCGACAAGCCAAGGAACATGAGTAAGTCCCACTACGCAGGTATAGACATCGGCTCCAATGCCGTGCGCCTGCTCATCAAATGCCTCAACGAACCCGGGAGCAGCGAGCCCCTATCCAAGGTGCAGCTCGTGCGCGTGCCCCTTCGCCTCGGGGAGGACGCCTTCACCGAGGGGCGCATCTCCAAGAAAAAGGCTAAGCAGCTCGTCTCCCTCATGAAGGCCTATAGCTCCCTGATGGAGATCTACGAGGTGACAGCCTGGCGCGCCTGTGCCACCTCCGCCATGCGTGACGCGGAGAACGGGCAGGAGCTCGTCGAGCGCATCTACGAGAAGACGGGCATCAAGATCGAGATCATCGACGGCAAGGAGGAGGCTCGCCTCATCTCGGCCGACCTGATGCGCTCGCTCGCTGGGCGCGATGGCGACACCTATTTATATGTAGACGTCGGTGGGGGGAGTACGGAGCTCAACCTCGTCCAGGGCGATCAGCTCATCGACTCGCGCTCCTTCGACATCGGTACGATACGCCAGCTCAATGGGCGGGTGCGCGACGAGGTGCGCGAGGCCTTCGCGGGGCACATCCACGAGCTACATGCACGCTTCGGAGAGTTGCAGCTGGTGGGTACTGGGGGCAATATCAATAAGCTCCTACGCCTGGGTGCCCCCTCCGAGCGCGCCAATATCAACATCCTCTCGGTCGATAGCCTGCGTGAGGTCGCCGATCAGCTGCGTCAGCACACGCCCGAGGAGCGCATGCAGCTCTTCCGCCTCAAGCCCGACCGCGCCGAGGTCATCGTACCCGCAGCAGACATCTTCCTCACCGTCTCCGAGCTTACGGGCGCCAGCGAGATCATCGTCCCGACGAAGGGGCTCGCCGACGGTATCGTAGATTCCATCTGCCCTATCCTGGCAGGCTAAGCATCCCCAGCGAGCGCCCCTAGCGACTGAGCCGCCCCGTAGACCACCTCGTCCGCGGAGCGGCTCAGCACTTCGCTAGCCCAGCCCTCCTAGCTCTATCGCACATCACGTAGAGCCTACGCCCCTTTCCCCCTCCTCTCTACACAAAGCCTCTTCAAGGGGACGACAGCGAGGGTAAGACCTGCCGCAAGCGGGCACTCCTGAGCGATTTGCCTAGGCTCCGAGCAAGCAGAGACCCCAGCTCCACTGCAGTTAAGGCTTTTTGTTACCTTTGCAGCCGGAGGTGCGACGAGCCTTCCCCAGCATTATATACGTAGGTGCAGCCAAATCAGACGATGAACCTAGTCATAGTAGAATCCCCCAAGAAGGCCGAACTCATCCAAGGCTTTCTCAAGAAGCATAAGCTCAACAACTATAAGGTCATGGCTAGCGCAGGTCACGTGCGTGACCTCAAGAGCCATTCCTTCAGCATAGACGTAGCGGACAACTTCCGTCCCGAGTACGTCATCACGGAGGACAAGAAGAACCTTGTGCGCGAGCTGAAGGAGCAGGCCAAGAAGGCCGACATCGTCTACCTCGCCTCCGATGAAGACCGCGAGGGAGAGGCCATCGCCTGGCACCTCAAGGAGGCGCTGGAGCTGAAGCCAGAGAAGACCAAGCGCATCGTCTTCCACGAGATCACCGCCGAGGCCTTCCTTCACGCCCTAGAGCATCCCCGCGACATCGACATGCACCTAGTGGACGCGCAGCAGGCGCGCCGCGTGCTTGACCGCATCGTGGGCTTCGAGCTCTCGCCCGTACTCTGGAAGCGCATCCGTCCCTCGCTCTCCGCAGGGCGTGTGCAGTCCGTAGCCGTGCGCCTCATCGTAGATCGAGAGCGCGAGATACGCAGCTTCGTCGCCCAGAGTAGCTATCGCGTGCAGGCCGACTTCCTCCTCCCCTCGGGGCAGACCCTACACACCGAGCTCAATGAACGCTTCGCCAGCGAAGCCGAGGCCCAGGCGCTGCTCGAGCGCTGCATCGGTGCGCCCTTCCAGATACAGAGCATCACCCGCCGTGCAGGTCGCCGCTCCCCCGCCGCACCCTTCACTACCTCTACGCTGCAGCAGGAGGCCGCGCACAAGCTCGGCTACTCCGTCTCGCAGACCATGCGCCTGGCGCAGTCGCTCTACGAGTCGGGCTACATTACTTATATGCGTACCGACTCGGTGAACCTCTCGCAGCAGGCGCTGGCGGCTATCGGCCGACAGATCGCCCAGCATCCAGGCGTCGAATACCATCAGCCGCGCCAGTACCATACCCGTAGTAAGGGAGCCCAGGAGGCGCACGAGGCTATCCGCCCCACCTACATCGACCGCGCTCAGATCGAGGGCAGCGCACAGGAGCAGCGCCTCTATGACCTCATCCGCAAGCGCACACTAGCCTCGCAGATGGCCGACGCCCAGCTGGAGCGCACGACCGTGAGTATCCCCGTCGAGGGGACAGAGCATGCCTTCGTCGCTCAGGGCGAGGTGATCACCTTCCGAGGCTTCCTAGACGTCTATATGAGTGCCGGGGATGAGGAGCAGGGCAAGGCCAACCGCATCCTCCCCCAGGTCGCCGAGGGCGAGGCACTCAGCCTCCAGAGTCTGCAGGCCGAGGAGCGCTTCACCCAGCGCCCCGCCCGCTACACCGAGGCCTCCATGGTCAGCAAGATGGAGGAGCTAGGCATAGGCCGCCCCTCGACCTACGCCCCGACGATACAGACCATACAGAATAGAGGCTACGTCGAGCGCGGTGACCGCCCTGGTAAGGAGCGTAGCTATACCATTCTCCAGCTGCAGGACGGCCAGATCAAGCGATCGACCAAGACCGAGATCTACGGCGCCGACAAAGGCAAACTCCTACCGACAGATGTCGGCATCGTCGTCAATGACTTCCTCGTCGAGCAGTTCCCCAACATCGTGGACTACAACTTCACGGCGCGTGTCGAGGAGGACTTCGACACCATCGCCGAGGGAGGCACGCAGTGGGATGGCGTCATCGGAGACTTCTACACGGGCTTCCATCCCGAGGTGGACCGCGCTATCAGTGAGCGTAGCGAGCACCGTGTGGGGCAGCGCGTACTAGGGGTAGATCCCGCCACGGGGCTACGTGTATCGGTGAGCATAGGCCGCTATGGCCCCATGGCGCAGCTCGGGACGCAGGAGGACGAGGCCAAGCCTCGCTTCGCCTCCCTCCAGTCGGGGCAGTCCCTCGAGACCATCACGCTGGAGGATGCGCTGGAGCTCTTCAAGCTACCCAAGGTCATCGGCCAGTACGAGGGTGAGGACCTCCTCGTCGCCACGGGACGCTTCGGTCCCTATGTACGCCACGCAGGGAAGTTCTACAGCCTCCCCGAGGGA harbors:
- the topA gene encoding type I DNA topoisomerase, which translates into the protein MNLVIVESPKKAELIQGFLKKHKLNNYKVMASAGHVRDLKSHSFSIDVADNFRPEYVITEDKKNLVRELKEQAKKADIVYLASDEDREGEAIAWHLKEALELKPEKTKRIVFHEITAEAFLHALEHPRDIDMHLVDAQQARRVLDRIVGFELSPVLWKRIRPSLSAGRVQSVAVRLIVDREREIRSFVAQSSYRVQADFLLPSGQTLHTELNERFASEAEAQALLERCIGAPFQIQSITRRAGRRSPAAPFTTSTLQQEAAHKLGYSVSQTMRLAQSLYESGYITYMRTDSVNLSQQALAAIGRQIAQHPGVEYHQPRQYHTRSKGAQEAHEAIRPTYIDRAQIEGSAQEQRLYDLIRKRTLASQMADAQLERTTVSIPVEGTEHAFVAQGEVITFRGFLDVYMSAGDEEQGKANRILPQVAEGEALSLQSLQAEERFTQRPARYTEASMVSKMEELGIGRPSTYAPTIQTIQNRGYVERGDRPGKERSYTILQLQDGQIKRSTKTEIYGADKGKLLPTDVGIVVNDFLVEQFPNIVDYNFTARVEEDFDTIAEGGTQWDGVIGDFYTGFHPEVDRAISERSEHRVGQRVLGVDPATGLRVSVSIGRYGPMAQLGTQEDEAKPRFASLQSGQSLETITLEDALELFKLPKVIGQYEGEDLLVATGRFGPYVRHAGKFYSLPEGLDPLSCTADQAIKLIQTKRQAEQQSLLRSFDEDPELEIRTGRFGPYIKYKGSNYKLPKDRDIPSLSYAACLELIQSSGSKPSRKGSSRARSSATTRRRKS
- a CDS encoding Ppx/GppA family phosphatase, with amino-acid sequence MSKSHYAGIDIGSNAVRLLIKCLNEPGSSEPLSKVQLVRVPLRLGEDAFTEGRISKKKAKQLVSLMKAYSSLMEIYEVTAWRACATSAMRDAENGQELVERIYEKTGIKIEIIDGKEEARLISADLMRSLAGRDGDTYLYVDVGGGSTELNLVQGDQLIDSRSFDIGTIRQLNGRVRDEVREAFAGHIHELHARFGELQLVGTGGNINKLLRLGAPSERANINILSVDSLREVADQLRQHTPEERMQLFRLKPDRAEVIVPAADIFLTVSELTGASEIIVPTKGLADGIVDSICPILAG
- a CDS encoding RNA degradosome polyphosphate kinase, whose product is MTHLRRRGQHFPYIERDTSWMYFNRRILMEAMREDLPLLECFNYLGIYSNNLDEFFRVRVASLRRVVDATTEATEPERRKARETLRSILRLNQEYSEIFEETLEALMRRLAEEHIHFVNEQELSPAQAEEVLDFFIRKINGTTSPIFINSPTFSPERHLRETLYLAVVLWHEATEPEEKHEIALLEVPTKALGRFFRLKDQGGESYLMFLDDVLRYCLPYIFVGTNYARYEAYAFKFTKDAEFEIEQDLRTSVIEKVSRGVKRRKRGETVRVVFDAAMPPDVLKRLSDMAELNFRDTRVGGGRYHNMRDLMTLPDFGRRELRFAPQPPLRPSARCYRESLIERILQRDLCIHLPYQSFDYILRLLQEAAINPLVTEIRISLYRVAHNSKVIRALTAAALNGKRVTAVIELLARFDEESNIGWSKKMQDSGINVVFGHEKLKIHSKLIYIATKQGNISCIASGNLHEGTAELYTDLMLMTAHEGICADVARVFDFIERPFLTTKFKELLVAPNELRGKLYQLINREIRLERSGRKGLIRLKLNHIVDERMVQKLYEACQAGVQVELCLRGNCSLVPEVPGYSEGLYINAIISRYLEHTRIYIFGNDGAPRYFVGSTDWMPRNLDKRVEVMTPVYDPDIQRELDLIVEAGLADTSQGYYTREGVVHARREELPPGTEPYNSQQVLYQYYSDRQAKEHE